A window of Thermococcus sp. MV5 contains these coding sequences:
- a CDS encoding ribose 1,5-bisphosphate isomerase, with protein sequence MRVVNDVLEIAEKIKTMEIRGAGKIARFAALALQIQAEKSKAKTADELWNETKEAARLLYHTRPTAVSLPNALRYVTYRAKAAYSGGASLEELKFVIINSAKEFIHNSENAVKRIAEFGAKRIEDGDIIMTHCHSKAAIGVMKKAWEDGKDIKVIVTETRPLYQGKLTAKELAEAGIPVIYVVDGAARHYMKMTDKVVMGADSITANGAVINKVGTALLALTAKEHRVWVMIAAETYKFHPETLLGQLVEIEERDPYEVVPKEELATWPKNIVVKNPAFDVTPPEYIDVIITEKSVIPPSAAIAILKEEFGWALKYTEPWED encoded by the coding sequence ATGCGAGTAGTAAATGATGTTTTGGAGATAGCAGAGAAAATAAAAACAATGGAAATAAGAGGGGCCGGAAAAATAGCACGATTTGCAGCTCTTGCTCTACAAATCCAAGCTGAAAAAAGCAAAGCAAAGACTGCTGATGAACTCTGGAACGAGACTAAAGAGGCCGCTAGATTGTTATACCACACAAGACCCACTGCTGTTTCTCTTCCAAACGCACTAAGATACGTCACTTATCGTGCAAAAGCTGCATATAGCGGCGGAGCAAGCTTAGAAGAACTTAAGTTTGTAATCATAAATTCAGCAAAAGAATTCATACACAACTCAGAAAATGCAGTTAAGAGGATAGCTGAATTTGGAGCAAAGAGAATTGAAGACGGAGACATAATAATGACACACTGCCACTCAAAAGCGGCAATTGGTGTGATGAAAAAGGCCTGGGAAGATGGCAAAGACATTAAAGTGATTGTGACCGAGACCAGACCCCTTTATCAAGGAAAACTAACTGCTAAGGAGCTAGCTGAGGCTGGAATTCCTGTTATCTACGTGGTAGATGGTGCAGCAAGACACTATATGAAAATGACAGACAAGGTGGTAATGGGAGCAGATTCCATAACCGCTAACGGTGCAGTTATCAATAAAGTAGGAACAGCGTTGTTGGCCCTAACTGCCAAGGAACACCGTGTTTGGGTCATGATTGCTGCTGAGACTTATAAATTCCACCCAGAGACTCTTCTAGGACAGTTAGTAGAGATAGAAGAGAGAGATCCCTATGAAGTTGTTCCCAAAGAGGAACTCGCTACATGGCCAAAGAATATCGTTGTAAAGAATCCTGCCTTTGATGTAACACCTCCAGAGTATATAGATGTGATAATCACTGAGAAATCAGTTATACCACCCTCTGCTGCCATAGCCATCCTGAAAGAAGAGTTTGGATGGGCCCTCAAGTACACAGAGCCCTGGGAGGATTAA
- a CDS encoding amino acid racemase gives MERVIGILGGMGPLATVELFRRIVLKTPAKKDQDHPRIIIYNNSKIPDRTAYILGKGENPLPELIESAKKLEAWGADFIIMPCNTAHYFAEEIQKAVNIPFINMIEETAEYIKNLGLKKVGILATDGTIKGMVYHQALLSRGIKIAVPNEKDQKSLMDAIYDGIKAGNIEWGRREMLKVAKKLEKRSDGLIAGCTEVSVALRQEDFEIPLIDPMDVIAEKAVKLALDL, from the coding sequence ATGGAAAGAGTTATTGGTATATTGGGAGGTATGGGCCCCCTTGCAACAGTTGAGCTCTTTAGACGGATAGTTCTGAAAACTCCTGCAAAAAAAGATCAAGACCACCCAAGGATAATAATTTATAATAATTCAAAAATTCCTGATAGGACTGCTTATATCTTGGGTAAAGGAGAGAATCCTCTTCCAGAGCTTATAGAGAGTGCTAAAAAACTTGAAGCCTGGGGAGCAGATTTTATTATAATGCCTTGCAATACGGCCCATTATTTTGCTGAAGAAATTCAAAAGGCTGTTAATATTCCTTTCATAAACATGATAGAGGAAACAGCCGAATATATAAAAAATCTAGGACTCAAAAAGGTCGGCATCTTGGCAACTGATGGGACTATAAAGGGAATGGTCTATCATCAGGCTCTTTTAAGTAGAGGTATTAAAATCGCGGTACCTAATGAAAAAGACCAAAAATCCCTAATGGATGCTATTTATGATGGTATAAAAGCTGGAAACATTGAATGGGGAAGGAGAGAGATGCTCAAAGTAGCTAAAAAACTTGAGAAGAGGAGTGATGGTCTAATAGCTGGTTGTACTGAAGTAAGTGTAGCTTTAAGGCAAGAGGATTTTGAAATTCCTCTTATAGACCCCATGGATGTTATAGCTGAAAAAGCTGTGAAACTTGCTTTAGACTTATAG
- a CDS encoding PLP-dependent cysteine synthase family protein, with translation MVGKIANSPVDLIGNTPIVRLSKIDKDYPFEIWAKCEFMNPTGSVKDRMAYYMIKEAEKQGKLKPGMTIVIATTGNTGIAFAAWGAYFGYNVLIVMPEEMSYERKLLDMLFGAKLIYTPGGESDAMGALEYAKKLEKENPDKYVALDQWDDEANFKAHYETTGTEIIEQLGADTIKGFVAGVGSGGTLVGVAKRLKDANPKIITAGMEPAECPTAEGWFKSGELGAWGRHEVEGIGDGFVPSLVEKYRRYLDDWVTVSSDEAIEMARKIARKEALGVGISSGANVAAAIKLAERHNFREGDRVVTILPDYAARYFSTRLFLKRRLTTEEHERMLELARED, from the coding sequence ATGGTAGGTAAAATAGCCAACAGCCCGGTTGATTTAATAGGAAACACTCCTATTGTGAGACTTTCTAAAATAGATAAAGACTATCCATTTGAAATATGGGCAAAATGTGAATTTATGAACCCCACTGGCAGTGTGAAAGACAGAATGGCCTATTACATGATAAAAGAGGCCGAGAAACAGGGAAAACTAAAACCTGGAATGACCATAGTAATAGCCACAACTGGAAACACAGGAATAGCCTTTGCTGCATGGGGAGCCTATTTTGGCTATAACGTGCTAATAGTCATGCCTGAGGAAATGAGCTACGAAAGAAAGCTCCTAGACATGCTCTTTGGTGCTAAATTAATTTACACTCCCGGAGGAGAAAGTGACGCTATGGGTGCATTAGAATACGCGAAAAAGCTTGAGAAAGAAAATCCTGACAAATATGTGGCATTAGATCAGTGGGATGACGAAGCAAACTTCAAGGCCCATTATGAAACCACAGGGACAGAAATAATAGAACAACTTGGAGCAGACACTATAAAGGGATTCGTAGCCGGAGTTGGCTCAGGAGGAACACTAGTAGGTGTTGCAAAGAGATTGAAAGATGCCAACCCTAAGATAATAACTGCAGGAATGGAGCCTGCGGAATGTCCAACGGCCGAAGGATGGTTCAAAAGTGGAGAGCTAGGAGCTTGGGGAAGACATGAAGTTGAGGGAATTGGAGATGGATTCGTCCCAAGTCTAGTTGAGAAGTACAGAAGGTATCTTGATGACTGGGTTACTGTGAGCAGTGATGAAGCAATTGAGATGGCAAGAAAGATAGCTAGGAAAGAAGCTCTCGGAGTGGGCATCTCCTCAGGAGCAAACGTTGCAGCAGCAATAAAACTTGCAGAACGGCACAACTTTAGAGAAGGGGATAGAGTTGTCACAATTCTCCCGGACTATGCCGCAAGATACTTTAGCACCAGACTATTCCTAAAGAGAAGGTTAACAACAGAAGAGCACGAAAGAATGCTAGAACTAGCCAGAGAAGATTGA
- a CDS encoding ribonuclease H-like domain-containing protein, with amino-acid sequence MGTALMEWEHYLAESLKKRFLERYGGKSLDEVFSGEEVGNCYLIEKKERIKIRFPESERAKWNLLSCLSLIPGIGPNREKKLKERGYSTLRDLINHPRFREDASKILKCLEEHRIYEILEHMGRRFRKSHPLILQCAALHNLEKFLVLDIETLGLFNAPIILIGTGEFRQGELIIRQYFARNLEEERAIILKFLELFKDKEALLTFNGRRFDVPFIQERLRYYGIEESLEIPNYDVFLFSRSLIRGVPNYKLQTLERYLLGFKRGEDVPSALIPDFYRYYLNTGDVALVIPIIKHNALDIVTTVKLFGTLLEMIKD; translated from the coding sequence TTGGGAACTGCATTGATGGAATGGGAGCACTATTTAGCAGAGAGCCTTAAAAAGAGATTCTTAGAGAGATATGGGGGTAAAAGCCTAGATGAAGTATTCTCGGGAGAAGAAGTTGGGAACTGCTATTTAATAGAAAAGAAAGAGAGAATCAAAATAAGGTTCCCAGAGAGTGAAAGAGCAAAATGGAATCTTTTATCTTGTCTATCTTTAATCCCTGGAATTGGGCCGAACAGAGAGAAGAAGCTTAAGGAAAGGGGATATTCTACTTTGAGAGATCTTATAAATCATCCCAGGTTTAGGGAGGACGCCTCAAAGATCCTAAAGTGCTTAGAGGAGCACAGAATTTATGAAATCTTAGAACACATGGGGAGGAGATTTAGGAAGTCGCACCCTCTCATTCTCCAGTGCGCTGCTCTTCATAATTTAGAAAAGTTTTTGGTGCTTGATATAGAGACTCTGGGTCTTTTTAATGCTCCAATAATTCTCATAGGGACGGGGGAGTTTAGGCAAGGTGAACTCATTATAAGACAGTATTTTGCAAGAAATTTGGAGGAGGAGCGGGCAATAATTTTGAAGTTCCTTGAGCTTTTTAAGGATAAGGAAGCTTTACTGACTTTTAATGGAAGACGTTTTGATGTTCCATTTATTCAGGAGAGATTGAGGTATTATGGAATTGAAGAGAGCCTTGAAATTCCAAACTATGATGTCTTCCTCTTTTCTAGAAGTCTGATTAGAGGAGTTCCTAATTATAAGCTCCAGACCCTTGAAAGATATTTACTTGGATTTAAAAGAGGAGAAGACGTTCCAAGTGCTTTGATCCCTGATTTTTACCGTTATTACCTGAATACTGGAGATGTTGCCCTAGTAATCCCAATAATAAAGCACAATGCACTGGATATAGTAACAACGGTGAAGCTCTTTGGAACGCTTCTTGAGATGATTAAAGATTAA
- a CDS encoding site-specific DNA-methyltransferase, with amino-acid sequence MDMEKYKRINELTIRSFRTLENELRVKVNDSNKELVSQLKKVVNPKSCAKVPVHNWYYLKESYSPDLINKLIESGIIRKPEKRLLDPFMGAGSSLLGAQWLGIPSIGVDINPFFCFLVKTKTKWHRYDLKEIKNFVEKTKKLDTSKKAGFNPPELSTFKRIYDNETLNELLRIKELILSEAERRGAEFDFKACEWRGDIHLNLYWLAFASILEDSSLAKKDGKGLKIVRKGPKERPKELFMSKLKQMYHDIKTIKSQLYPHRKAEVEVINGDTRKLKEIPDNYVNAIVFSPPYCNTFDYTEVYKVELWMLNFVKNYEEFRELRNRTLRSHNLFNSDEIKRWKQEENGKWKNEVLEEIIEFLRTEKLWSPVIPDMVQAYFDDMYIATKNFFRIMENGDVAIVVGNSAYAGVVIPTDLLLMKMAQELGFKPKAVHFVRRLGTSSQQLKILKEAHIRDLLRETIVVYSKE; translated from the coding sequence ATGGATATGGAAAAATACAAGAGAATAAACGAGCTCACTATAAGAAGTTTTAGAACTCTTGAAAATGAATTAAGGGTAAAGGTAAATGACTCAAATAAGGAATTAGTTTCCCAATTAAAGAAGGTTGTCAATCCAAAATCCTGTGCTAAAGTTCCTGTTCATAATTGGTATTACCTGAAAGAAAGTTATTCGCCCGATTTAATAAACAAGCTAATAGAGAGTGGGATTATTAGGAAACCGGAGAAAAGACTTCTGGATCCCTTTATGGGAGCGGGGAGTTCTCTCTTAGGTGCTCAATGGCTTGGAATCCCCTCCATTGGAGTGGACATTAACCCATTCTTTTGTTTCCTCGTGAAAACAAAAACAAAGTGGCATAGATACGACTTAAAAGAGATAAAAAATTTTGTAGAGAAGACTAAAAAACTTGATACATCGAAAAAAGCAGGATTTAACCCTCCAGAACTTTCAACTTTCAAGAGAATATACGACAACGAAACACTTAATGAATTACTACGCATCAAAGAGTTAATACTTAGCGAAGCTGAAAGAAGAGGTGCCGAATTCGATTTTAAGGCTTGTGAGTGGAGAGGAGATATACATCTCAATCTTTACTGGCTTGCATTTGCCTCAATTTTGGAAGATTCTTCTCTTGCTAAAAAAGATGGAAAGGGCCTCAAAATTGTTAGAAAAGGGCCAAAGGAGAGACCCAAAGAATTATTTATGTCCAAACTCAAACAAATGTATCACGATATAAAAACAATAAAATCCCAACTTTATCCACATAGAAAAGCTGAAGTGGAAGTTATAAATGGGGATACAAGAAAATTAAAGGAAATCCCTGACAATTATGTGAATGCGATTGTGTTCTCGCCTCCTTACTGCAACACTTTTGACTATACTGAAGTCTATAAGGTAGAATTGTGGATGCTCAATTTTGTTAAGAATTATGAGGAATTTAGGGAGTTAAGAAATAGAACTCTCAGATCCCACAATCTATTCAATTCAGATGAGATAAAGAGATGGAAACAAGAGGAGAATGGGAAGTGGAAGAATGAAGTTCTTGAAGAGATCATTGAGTTTTTAAGAACGGAGAAACTGTGGAGCCCAGTTATTCCAGATATGGTTCAAGCATACTTTGACGACATGTATATTGCAACAAAAAACTTTTTTAGAATAATGGAGAATGGAGATGTTGCAATTGTTGTTGGAAACTCGGCTTATGCTGGAGTAGTAATACCCACGGATTTGCTCCTCATGAAAATGGCCCAAGAACTTGGTTTTAAGCCAAAAGCAGTTCATTTCGTGAGAAGACTTGGAACCAGCTCCCAACAACTTAAAATCTTGAAAGAAGCACATATTAGAGATTTGTTGAGAGAAACAATAGTCGTGTATTCAAAAGAGTGA
- the corA gene encoding magnesium/cobalt transporter CorA: MNETSKITVFAYSKDQFEEKRLKRVEEALNYKEYSVVWINIDGIEHLEELKRIFGFHDVAIKAILRAKSRARVAILKDHLFILLHQVYELKGGLKKERTAIFLKDNFVITLQERSGDVFNPIRESIRHGEGIFRERGADYLTFALLDAIVENYVPILENISTQMEVVENKVLKNGDKDALRKIHGIRRRILFARRTIFPLLEVFRRLRLEGKEFFTEETQGYLEELYNHVMEVLDIIENQREMASGLVEIYYSTLSMKTNDIIRILTVVSTIFIPLTFITGIYGMNFNSRISPYNMPELNWYYGYPITLLMMLAIALGMLYYFKRKEWL, translated from the coding sequence ATGAATGAAACTTCCAAAATCACTGTATTTGCATACTCAAAAGATCAATTTGAAGAAAAAAGACTCAAAAGGGTCGAAGAGGCCTTAAACTATAAAGAGTATAGTGTAGTATGGATAAACATTGATGGTATCGAACATTTAGAAGAGCTAAAGAGGATTTTTGGATTCCATGACGTGGCAATTAAAGCCATACTCAGAGCAAAAAGCCGTGCAAGAGTTGCAATTCTAAAAGACCATCTTTTTATCTTACTCCACCAAGTCTACGAATTAAAAGGTGGGCTGAAAAAAGAAAGAACTGCAATTTTTCTCAAAGACAATTTTGTAATTACTCTGCAAGAACGCTCTGGAGATGTGTTTAACCCAATAAGAGAAAGTATACGACACGGCGAAGGCATTTTTAGAGAGCGTGGTGCAGACTACCTAACCTTTGCCCTTCTCGATGCAATAGTCGAAAACTATGTGCCTATATTAGAAAACATCAGCACCCAAATGGAAGTAGTAGAGAACAAAGTGTTAAAAAACGGAGATAAAGATGCTCTTCGCAAGATACACGGAATCCGAAGGCGGATTTTATTTGCAAGACGCACTATATTTCCCCTTCTAGAGGTTTTTAGAAGACTACGACTCGAGGGGAAAGAGTTCTTCACTGAGGAAACCCAAGGCTACTTAGAAGAACTTTACAACCATGTTATGGAAGTCCTTGATATTATTGAGAACCAACGAGAAATGGCCAGCGGCTTGGTGGAAATATATTACTCTACCCTCTCCATGAAAACAAATGACATTATAAGAATACTAACGGTTGTTTCCACGATTTTCATTCCCTTAACATTCATAACAGGTATATATGGAATGAACTTCAATTCAAGAATCTCTCCATACAATATGCCTGAGCTCAACTGGTACTATGGCTACCCAATTACCCTTTTAATGATGCTTGCAATAGCCCTTGGGATGTTATACTACTTCAAAAGAAAAGAATGGCTATAA
- a CDS encoding flavodoxin domain-containing protein, whose product MRICILYDTKRGSTEKVALKIGEALKEKAEVKVERASNGFRVEDCDLIIIGAPIYYERPLPSVINFIRSKNGLEGKKVAVFILCIADKFGEFGKKYTEKRYMRLMVNPIKGEIIAKKVFDGWILNENPKTLEDAKQWAIRVLEAFQTEKIIAGVEHPSE is encoded by the coding sequence ATGAGAATCTGTATCCTCTATGACACTAAAAGAGGCTCAACTGAAAAAGTAGCCCTTAAAATAGGTGAGGCCCTTAAAGAAAAAGCAGAGGTCAAAGTAGAAAGAGCGAGCAATGGTTTCAGAGTAGAAGACTGTGATCTAATTATAATCGGGGCACCAATTTACTACGAGAGGCCACTTCCAAGTGTTATAAACTTCATCCGATCAAAAAATGGACTTGAAGGCAAAAAAGTTGCTGTCTTCATTCTATGTATAGCTGACAAGTTCGGAGAATTTGGAAAAAAGTACACCGAAAAGCGATATATGAGGTTGATGGTCAATCCAATCAAAGGAGAAATAATAGCAAAGAAAGTTTTCGACGGCTGGATACTAAATGAGAACCCAAAAACCCTAGAAGATGCAAAACAATGGGCTATACGAGTACTAGAAGCATTTCAAACTGAAAAGATCATCGCGGGAGTAGAGCACCCTAGTGAGTGA
- a CDS encoding 4-phosphopantoate--beta-alanine ligase: MVKIPKSHPRYWSLYYREKIIEGMEKGMTAKAGLIAHGRGEAFDYLIGEKTIEPAEKAMKAAIAKLLLAEYPVVSVNGNVAALVPKETIELAKALDAKLEINLFYRTEDRIKAIAEELKKHDPNVELLGINPTKRIPNLESERGKVDENGIWKADVVVVPLEDGDRTEALVAMGKFIITIDLNPLSRSARMADITIVDNIVRAYPRMIELAKEMKKLPREELEKIVKEYNNGQILNEVLIHINSRLEKLSKEGVWKKKELPT, encoded by the coding sequence ATGGTAAAAATTCCCAAAAGCCATCCGAGATATTGGAGCCTTTACTACAGAGAAAAGATCATCGAAGGCATGGAGAAGGGCATGACAGCTAAAGCTGGCTTGATAGCCCATGGAAGGGGAGAGGCCTTCGACTATCTAATTGGAGAAAAGACCATAGAACCGGCTGAGAAAGCCATGAAAGCCGCAATTGCAAAACTCCTTCTAGCAGAATACCCAGTGGTCTCAGTAAACGGAAATGTTGCAGCTCTAGTCCCTAAAGAAACCATAGAACTGGCGAAGGCACTAGATGCAAAACTAGAAATAAATCTCTTTTACAGAACAGAAGACCGAATTAAGGCAATTGCAGAAGAGTTGAAAAAGCATGACCCCAATGTAGAACTTCTTGGCATAAACCCCACCAAAAGGATTCCAAACCTAGAAAGTGAGCGGGGTAAAGTGGATGAAAATGGGATATGGAAAGCCGATGTTGTAGTTGTACCCCTGGAAGACGGGGACAGAACTGAGGCATTGGTTGCTATGGGCAAATTTATCATAACAATCGACCTAAACCCCCTCTCAAGGAGTGCAAGAATGGCAGACATAACAATAGTCGACAATATTGTAAGAGCATATCCAAGGATGATCGAACTGGCTAAAGAAATGAAAAAACTCCCGAGGGAAGAGCTTGAGAAGATAGTGAAAGAATACAATAACGGTCAAATTTTAAACGAAGTACTTATACATATAAACTCCAGACTAGAAAAGCTGTCTAAGGAAGGAGTTTGGAAGAAAAAAGAACTCCCAACCTAG
- a CDS encoding helix-turn-helix domain-containing protein → MLEKEKEALAKRIAGEITLSSDPGKTMRKWREIFGISQTELAEHLGVSSSVISDYEGGRRKSPGASTIRKFVEALLVIDEKRGGNVIRAFSRTIGGDLPTNAILDIREFAFPVTVKDILKAVKGEVVANEDLLGRKIYGYTVIDSIQAILEMSSDEFLKLYGWTTERALIFTKVTTGRSPMIAIRVQGLKPAVVVLYGVKNLDELAVKIAERERVPLVVSHVKDENELILNLRALVEKSERG, encoded by the coding sequence ATGTTGGAGAAAGAGAAGGAAGCTTTGGCCAAGAGAATTGCGGGGGAAATAACTTTATCTTCTGACCCTGGAAAAACCATGAGGAAATGGAGAGAGATATTTGGTATAAGTCAAACTGAACTTGCAGAGCATTTAGGGGTGTCTTCTTCGGTAATCAGCGATTATGAAGGTGGACGAAGAAAAAGTCCTGGAGCATCAACTATTAGAAAGTTTGTTGAAGCTCTTCTAGTGATAGATGAAAAACGTGGAGGAAACGTCATAAGAGCATTCAGTCGGACTATCGGTGGTGACCTACCCACTAATGCTATTCTTGATATAAGAGAGTTTGCTTTTCCTGTCACGGTAAAAGACATACTGAAGGCAGTAAAAGGAGAAGTTGTCGCTAATGAAGATTTACTTGGTAGGAAGATTTACGGTTACACGGTGATAGATAGTATTCAAGCTATACTTGAGATGAGTAGTGACGAATTTCTGAAACTTTATGGGTGGACTACAGAGAGGGCATTAATATTCACAAAAGTTACTACTGGAAGAAGCCCAATGATAGCGATAAGGGTACAAGGACTAAAACCAGCTGTAGTTGTGTTGTATGGTGTTAAAAACCTCGATGAACTTGCAGTAAAAATAGCCGAAAGAGAAAGAGTACCACTAGTAGTCTCACACGTTAAAGACGAAAATGAACTTATTCTAAATCTAAGGGCACTTGTCGAAAAGAGTGAAAGGGGCTAG
- a CDS encoding threonine synthase — protein sequence MFVEKLVCSKCGSEFSPASLYFSCPKCGERLDIFYDYNKISEIISKDELKKRGPSVWKYTELLPIQDSSKIISLGEGGTPLIRSKRLAEKLGLRELYIKDETRNPTGSFKDRPIVVGISRVNEFGIKNVVTASSGNAAASLAAYSAKLGLNCVAFVPENAPTEKISQLRLYGAMVVRVKRNGFLGDPTVKMMELTHKEFGWAPVPSFGKFNPYQMEGPKTIAYEISEQLNYQVPDWVFIPVGGGGLFAGNYKGFKEFEILGFIDTIPHLVAIQSEGCAPLVKAWKEKKPLETWESPKTVAGGLADPYTWDWDLVFKGLRESKGIAEEVNDNLILEAQRLLARYEGIFVEPSGAASLAGLLRMLDEGHIDKGDSIVIEATGIGFKDLKSISSYTEEVPIIEPSLPSLKYVLEKYKLR from the coding sequence ATGTTTGTGGAAAAACTTGTGTGCTCAAAGTGTGGATCTGAGTTTTCTCCAGCTTCTCTATACTTCAGCTGTCCAAAATGTGGGGAAAGGCTGGACATTTTTTATGACTACAACAAGATCTCAGAGATTATCTCTAAAGATGAGCTTAAGAAGAGAGGCCCAAGCGTATGGAAATACACGGAACTCTTACCAATTCAAGATTCTTCAAAAATCATCTCTCTTGGAGAAGGAGGTACTCCTCTGATAAGATCAAAGAGACTAGCTGAGAAATTGGGCCTAAGAGAACTGTATATTAAAGATGAGACCAGAAATCCCACTGGAAGCTTTAAAGATCGTCCAATAGTGGTGGGAATTAGTAGGGTAAATGAATTTGGAATAAAAAACGTTGTAACTGCATCAAGCGGGAATGCTGCTGCTTCATTGGCAGCATATAGTGCAAAATTGGGCTTAAACTGTGTAGCTTTCGTACCGGAAAACGCCCCTACAGAAAAAATCTCTCAACTGCGATTATATGGGGCTATGGTAGTGAGAGTCAAAAGGAATGGATTCTTGGGAGATCCCACCGTTAAGATGATGGAATTAACCCACAAAGAATTTGGATGGGCCCCAGTTCCTAGTTTTGGAAAGTTCAACCCATACCAGATGGAAGGGCCCAAAACAATAGCCTATGAAATTTCTGAACAGCTGAACTACCAGGTGCCAGATTGGGTCTTTATTCCAGTCGGAGGAGGGGGATTATTTGCAGGAAATTACAAGGGATTTAAAGAGTTCGAAATACTGGGGTTCATCGATACGATACCTCATCTCGTAGCAATACAATCTGAGGGATGTGCACCTCTAGTGAAAGCATGGAAAGAGAAAAAGCCCCTTGAAACATGGGAGAGCCCAAAAACCGTTGCAGGTGGTTTAGCAGATCCATATACATGGGATTGGGACTTAGTATTTAAAGGTCTGAGAGAAAGCAAAGGTATTGCGGAAGAAGTTAATGATAATCTCATTTTAGAGGCACAAAGACTCTTAGCAAGATATGAAGGAATTTTTGTAGAGCCGAGTGGAGCAGCTTCCTTAGCAGGCTTACTTAGGATGCTAGATGAAGGTCATATTGACAAAGGAGATTCTATTGTAATTGAAGCCACGGGTATAGGTTTCAAGGACCTAAAATCAATATCTAGTTATACTGAGGAGGTTCCAATAATAGAGCCCTCTTTGCCATCATTGAAGTATGTACTTGAGAAGTATAAGCTCAGATAA
- a CDS encoding PLP-dependent aminotransferase family protein, with translation MELEKRLKEKLEAPPLNYEEYFSEKALGMKASEIRELLKLVESSDVISLAGGLPAPETFPVEIIEEITKEVLKNHAAQALQYGTTKGFTPLRLAIAEWMRQRYEIPISKVDIMITSGSQQALDLIGRVFINPGDIVVVEGPTYLATLQAFKYYDPELIQIPLDDEGMRIDLLEEKLQELEKEGKKVKIVYTIPTFQNPAGVTMNEKRRKRLLELASQHDFIIVEDNPYGELRYSGEPVKPIKSWDEEGRVLYLGTFSKILAPGFRIGWIAGEPHFIRKLEIAKQSVDLCTNTFSQVIAWKYVEGGHLDAHIPRIINFYKPRRDAMLKALEEFMPEGVKWTVPEGGMFVWVTLPEGIDTKEMFEKAVSKGVAYVPGEAFFAYRDVKNTMRLNFTYVPEEKIREGVKRLAEAIKEEMKG, from the coding sequence ATGGAACTTGAAAAGAGACTCAAGGAAAAATTGGAGGCTCCACCTTTGAATTATGAGGAATATTTCTCAGAAAAAGCACTTGGAATGAAGGCTTCGGAGATTAGAGAGCTTCTGAAACTTGTAGAGAGCTCAGATGTAATTTCACTTGCAGGAGGTCTTCCAGCACCCGAAACATTTCCTGTGGAGATAATTGAGGAAATTACAAAAGAAGTCCTTAAGAACCACGCTGCTCAAGCACTCCAATACGGGACCACTAAGGGATTCACACCACTTAGACTAGCCATAGCCGAGTGGATGAGGCAGAGGTATGAGATCCCTATTTCAAAGGTAGACATAATGATCACCAGTGGTTCCCAGCAAGCGCTCGACTTGATTGGTAGGGTCTTCATAAATCCGGGAGATATTGTCGTCGTTGAAGGGCCAACTTATTTGGCAACCCTCCAGGCCTTCAAGTATTATGATCCCGAGTTGATTCAGATCCCGTTAGATGACGAAGGTATGAGAATTGATCTTCTTGAGGAGAAGCTTCAGGAGTTAGAGAAAGAGGGTAAGAAGGTAAAGATAGTTTACACTATTCCAACATTCCAGAATCCTGCAGGAGTCACTATGAATGAGAAGAGGAGGAAGAGACTTCTTGAATTGGCATCTCAACATGACTTTATAATAGTGGAGGACAATCCCTATGGCGAACTACGTTATTCCGGAGAACCGGTAAAACCAATCAAGTCATGGGACGAGGAAGGAAGGGTACTTTATTTGGGAACCTTCTCAAAGATTCTTGCTCCTGGGTTCAGGATTGGTTGGATAGCCGGGGAACCTCACTTCATAAGGAAGCTTGAGATAGCAAAACAAAGTGTTGATTTATGTACCAACACCTTTAGCCAAGTAATAGCTTGGAAATACGTTGAGGGCGGACATTTAGACGCTCACATACCAAGGATAATTAATTTCTACAAACCCAGAAGGGACGCCATGTTAAAAGCTTTAGAAGAGTTCATGCCTGAGGGAGTCAAATGGACAGTACCCGAGGGAGGAATGTTCGTTTGGGTAACACTCCCAGAAGGAATAGACACAAAAGAAATGTTTGAAAAGGCTGTTAGCAAGGGCGTTGCATATGTCCCGGGAGAGGCATTCTTTGCTTACAGGGATGTGAAAAATACCATGAGACTTAACTTTACCTATGTTCCTGAGGAGAAGATTAGGGAAGGTGTTAAACGTCTTGCTGAGGCCATAAAAGAAGAAATGAAGGGATAG